In a single window of the Methylococcus sp. Mc7 genome:
- a CDS encoding sulfite exporter TauE/SafE family protein, with translation MNSSNIDPLHPPAGDRGTKTGLGGVLKEVGAVFLALSGIGLILWFDSHVLNQMDMPKLSRDASYGLLLFVGFLTGFHCVGMCGPLVVGYTAKYASRGTKSYGSHLLYGLGKTISYTLIGGLFGAFGSIFAFTPFTQGVVGIAAGVFLILFGLHMLEVFPALHHFHIKAPVFLMRFVGKEYRKHHNPFVIGLLNGLMIICGPLQAIYIMAAGTGSWSEGAAILFFFALGTLPLLLGFGFLTSLVSANLTPKILRASGVIVVILGSIMLNRGLAVAGSGFDFNTLLARLSQEFSPAVVEPEPNATERTITMDVIAGKFVPNRFTLRKGVPVKWVINGKELNECNRVIVVPEYGLEIKLHQGTQTIEFTPEEPGVVPWSCWMGMMPGTFIVVDTPQGPEATTPPPTTDITEWVKSVAGDLRNRVIQRTRELQDWLQSL, from the coding sequence GTGAATTCATCGAACATCGATCCCCTCCATCCGCCTGCAGGAGACCGCGGCACAAAAACCGGTCTCGGCGGTGTCCTGAAGGAGGTAGGGGCGGTTTTCCTCGCCTTGTCGGGGATCGGGCTGATCCTTTGGTTCGACAGCCATGTCCTGAATCAGATGGACATGCCCAAACTCAGCCGGGACGCGAGTTATGGGCTGCTCCTCTTCGTAGGCTTTCTGACCGGGTTCCACTGCGTCGGGATGTGCGGACCGCTGGTCGTTGGGTATACGGCGAAATATGCATCCAGGGGCACCAAATCCTACGGCTCCCACCTCCTTTACGGGTTGGGCAAAACCATTTCGTACACGCTCATCGGAGGCCTGTTCGGCGCATTCGGCTCGATCTTCGCCTTCACCCCTTTTACCCAGGGGGTGGTCGGCATCGCGGCCGGCGTTTTCCTGATCCTGTTCGGGTTGCACATGCTGGAAGTATTTCCGGCACTGCACCACTTCCATATCAAAGCGCCCGTTTTTCTCATGCGGTTCGTCGGCAAGGAGTATCGGAAGCACCACAACCCCTTCGTGATAGGCCTCTTGAACGGGCTCATGATCATCTGCGGTCCGCTCCAGGCCATATATATCATGGCCGCCGGCACTGGAAGCTGGTCCGAAGGAGCGGCCATCTTGTTCTTTTTCGCCCTCGGCACACTGCCGCTACTGCTCGGCTTCGGATTCTTGACCAGCCTGGTCTCCGCCAACCTGACACCCAAAATCCTGAGAGCCTCTGGTGTCATCGTCGTGATATTGGGATCGATCATGCTAAACAGGGGACTAGCGGTTGCGGGTTCCGGTTTCGATTTCAACACCCTGCTCGCGCGCCTGTCCCAGGAGTTTTCGCCCGCGGTGGTAGAACCCGAGCCCAATGCTACCGAACGGACGATCACCATGGATGTGATCGCCGGAAAATTCGTACCCAACCGTTTCACCCTGCGCAAAGGTGTACCGGTGAAATGGGTGATCAACGGCAAGGAGCTGAACGAGTGCAATCGGGTGATCGTCGTGCCCGAATATGGGCTCGAGATCAAATTGCACCAGGGAACACAGACCATAGAATTCACTCCGGAGGAACCTGGCGTAGTGCCTTGGAGCTGCTGGATGGGAATGATGCCGGGGACTTTCATTGTCGTTGACACTCCCCAGGGTCCGGAAGCGACAACCCCGCCTCCTACCACAGATATCACGGAATGGGTGAAATCGGTTGCTGGCGATTTGCGAAACCGCGTGATCCAGAGGACCAGGGAATTGCAGGACTGGCTGCAGTCGCTCTGA
- a CDS encoding ISAzo13 family transposase has product MDAKAEQAIQQKYGVLSEILDERGRRLWAAVEAGQLGRGGVATVARATGLSRTTIYQGLEELAQRSGPGFFRQERTRAPGGGRKRLAAKDPQVLESLERLVDPVTRGDPMSPLRWTLKSTRQLADVLTRQGHPIGRQKVSELLGELGYSLQANRKMREGRDHADRDAQFEYINQQVMAYQLRGQPVISVDTKKKELVGDFKNGGREWQPQGQPEVVRTHDFIDRELGKVNPYGVYDPTLNAGWVSIGTDHDTAEFAVESIRRWWLKMGGLAYPTASQLLITADGGGSNGYRVRLWKVALQRLADEIGLTLHVCHLPPGTSKWNKIEHRMFSYISLNWRGKPLISHEVIVNLIGSTTNRKGLRIRAELDTASYPTGLKVTDEELGKVNLTPDSFHGEWNYTVAPFCSS; this is encoded by the coding sequence ATGGATGCGAAAGCGGAACAGGCGATTCAGCAGAAGTATGGGGTGCTGAGTGAGATTCTTGATGAGCGAGGTCGTCGCTTGTGGGCTGCGGTGGAAGCCGGTCAGCTGGGACGAGGGGGTGTGGCGACGGTCGCCCGGGCGACAGGGCTGTCGCGCACGACGATTTATCAGGGATTGGAAGAGTTGGCACAGCGCTCGGGACCGGGGTTTTTCCGGCAGGAGCGAACGCGAGCGCCGGGTGGAGGCCGCAAACGATTGGCGGCGAAGGATCCGCAGGTATTGGAAAGCTTGGAACGGCTGGTCGATCCGGTGACACGGGGAGACCCGATGTCCCCGTTGCGATGGACGCTCAAGAGTACCCGGCAACTCGCGGACGTACTGACCCGTCAAGGGCACCCGATCGGGCGACAAAAGGTGTCGGAATTGCTCGGTGAATTGGGGTACAGCCTGCAAGCCAATCGCAAGATGCGCGAAGGCCGGGATCACGCGGATCGCGATGCGCAGTTTGAGTACATCAACCAGCAGGTCATGGCGTATCAGCTGCGCGGTCAACCGGTCATCTCTGTTGATACCAAGAAGAAGGAGTTGGTGGGCGACTTCAAGAATGGTGGTCGGGAATGGCAGCCCCAAGGACAACCGGAAGTGGTGCGGACCCATGATTTCATTGATCGTGAACTGGGCAAGGTCAACCCGTACGGGGTGTACGATCCCACGCTGAATGCCGGATGGGTGAGTATCGGCACCGATCATGACACCGCCGAATTCGCCGTGGAGAGCATTCGCCGCTGGTGGCTCAAAATGGGCGGGCTCGCCTATCCCACCGCCAGCCAATTACTGATCACAGCGGATGGAGGTGGCAGCAATGGCTATCGTGTGCGTCTCTGGAAGGTCGCTTTGCAGCGCTTGGCCGATGAGATTGGATTAACGCTTCACGTCTGCCACCTTCCGCCCGGAACGAGTAAATGGAACAAGATCGAGCATCGCATGTTCTCTTACATCAGTCTGAATTGGCGTGGCAAGCCACTGATCAGTCATGAAGTCATCGTCAATCTAATCGGCAGTACAACCAATCGCAAAGGCTTACGCATCCGCGCCGAATTGGACACCGCTAGCTACCCGACCGGCCTCAAGGTTACCGACGAAGAACTCGGCAAGGTCAATTTAACTCCGGATTCATTTCACGGCGAATGGAACTACACCGTTGCCCCATTTTGTTCAAGTTAA
- a CDS encoding sulfatase-like hydrolase/transferase, protein MSRFVFIRPILISLLYALAGVSAAEAKARPQPRLPSIVFILTDDLDMQAFQEQGVIDSLLAKEGTVFLNHFVNMSVCCPSRVTTLRGQYAHNTKIYGNNLPLGGFDKVYARGMESATIATWLQAAGYRTALFGKYLNGYPAVGAPGYVPPGWSYWLSPNGGDPYQEYDYSLNENGKSRKYGNAPEDYLVDVLSEKVKAFIKDTVKYFPRQPFFIYLAPYIPHGPATPAVRYEESFPDARIPRTASFNEKDVSDKPDWVKRRPKLTAEQIADMDAVYRRRLQSMQAVEDMVKSLIDTLQAQGRLDNTYIFFTSDNGFHMGQHRLPMGKNTAFEEDIHVPLVVRGPGVPAGRTVKAMTGNVDFAPTFAAIAHLPAPPYVDGRSLMPFLNGTPPKRWRRGFLLQHKQENTVTAAARKVLEPPDPQEIHAQAASGEVAPNFEGLRTAEGLTYVEYETGERELYDLRTDPEQLTNVHAGADPALTTRLAAWLESLRKAKTKALRKAEAAPLQ, encoded by the coding sequence ATGAGTCGGTTTGTTTTCATCCGTCCGATATTGATCTCCTTGCTCTACGCTTTGGCCGGCGTTTCCGCGGCCGAAGCGAAAGCGCGCCCCCAGCCCAGGCTTCCGAGCATCGTCTTCATCCTGACCGACGATCTCGACATGCAGGCGTTCCAGGAACAGGGCGTCATCGATTCTCTCCTGGCCAAGGAGGGAACCGTATTTCTCAATCATTTCGTCAACATGTCCGTCTGCTGTCCTTCCCGGGTGACGACTTTGCGGGGGCAGTACGCCCACAACACCAAGATCTACGGCAACAATCTTCCGCTGGGCGGGTTCGACAAGGTATATGCCAGGGGAATGGAAAGCGCGACCATCGCCACCTGGCTGCAGGCGGCCGGGTATCGTACAGCGCTGTTTGGAAAATACCTCAACGGTTATCCGGCAGTCGGCGCCCCCGGCTATGTTCCGCCGGGCTGGTCGTATTGGCTCAGCCCCAACGGCGGTGATCCTTACCAGGAATACGACTATTCGCTGAACGAGAACGGCAAGAGCCGAAAATACGGAAACGCACCTGAGGATTATCTGGTTGACGTCCTGTCGGAAAAGGTCAAGGCATTCATCAAGGACACGGTCAAGTACTTCCCGCGCCAGCCGTTCTTCATCTATCTCGCTCCCTATATTCCGCACGGGCCGGCTACCCCTGCCGTCCGGTACGAAGAATCCTTCCCCGACGCCCGGATTCCGCGCACAGCGTCCTTCAACGAAAAGGACGTGAGTGACAAGCCGGACTGGGTCAAGAGAAGACCCAAGCTCACCGCGGAACAGATCGCCGACATGGATGCGGTATACCGCAGGCGCTTGCAGTCCATGCAGGCGGTGGAGGACATGGTGAAGAGCCTGATCGATACCCTGCAGGCGCAGGGGAGGTTGGACAACACCTATATCTTCTTTACCTCCGACAACGGTTTTCACATGGGTCAGCACCGGCTGCCGATGGGCAAGAACACCGCATTCGAAGAGGACATCCATGTGCCGCTGGTCGTGCGGGGGCCGGGGGTTCCGGCGGGGCGGACAGTCAAGGCGATGACCGGCAATGTGGACTTTGCGCCGACGTTCGCGGCGATTGCCCATCTGCCCGCGCCGCCCTACGTGGACGGACGCTCGCTGATGCCTTTCCTGAACGGTACGCCCCCCAAGCGCTGGCGCCGGGGCTTCCTGCTCCAGCACAAGCAGGAGAATACGGTCACCGCGGCGGCCCGGAAGGTGCTTGAGCCGCCGGACCCTCAAGAAATTCACGCACAGGCGGCGTCCGGGGAAGTTGCGCCCAACTTCGAGGGGCTGCGCACGGCGGAGGGTCTGACCTACGTGGAGTACGAAACCGGGGAGCGCGAACTCTATGACTTGAGGACTGATCCGGAGCAGCTTACCAACGTTCATGCCGGTGCGGATCCCGCTTTGACAACCCGTTTGGCGGCCTGGCTGGAGTCCTTGCGTAAGGCAAAGACGAAGGCGCTGCGCAAGGCGGAAGCTGCGCCGCTGCAGTAA